Proteins co-encoded in one Homo sapiens chromosome 6 genomic scaffold, GRCh38.p14 alternate locus group ALT_REF_LOCI_3 HSCHR6_MHC_DBB_CTG1 genomic window:
- the APOM gene encoding apolipoprotein M isoform 1 (isoform 1 is encoded by transcript variant 1), which yields MFHQIWAALLYFYGIILNSIYQCPEHSQLTTLGVDGKEFPEVHLGQWYFIAGAAPTKEELATFDPVDNIVFNMAAGSAPMQLHLRATIRMKDGLCVPRKWIYHLTEGSTDLRTEGRPDMKTELFSSSCPGGIMLNETGQGYQRFLLYNRSPHPPEKCVEEFKSLTSCLDSKAFLLTPRNQEACELSNN from the exons ATGTTCCACCAAATTTGGGCAGCTCTGCTCTACTTCTATGGTATTATCCTTAACTCCATCTACCAGTGCCCTGAGCACAGTCAACTGACAACTCTGGGCGTGGATGGGAAGGAG TTCCCAGAGGTCCACTTGGGCCAGTGGTACTTTATCGCAGGGGCAGCTCCCACCAAGGAGGAGTTGGCAACTTTTGACCCTGTGGACAACATTGTCTTCAATATGGCTGCTGGCTCTGCCCCGATGCAGCTCCACCTTCGTGCTACCATCCGCAT GAAAGATGGGCTCTGTGTGCCCCGGAAATGGATCTACCACCTGACTGAAGGGAGCACAGATCTCAGAACTGAAG GCCGCCCTGACATGAAGACTGAGCTCTTTTCCAGCTCATGCCCAGGTGGAATCATGCTGAATGAGACAGGCCAGGGTTACCAGCGCTTTCTCCTCTACA ATCGCTCACCACATCCTCCCGAAAAGTGTGTGGAGGAATTCAAGTCCCTGACTTCCTGCCTGGACTCCAAAGCCTTCTTATTGACTCCTAGGAATCAAG AGGCCTGTGAGCTGTCCAATAACTGA
- the APOM gene encoding apolipoprotein M isoform X1 has product MGRSSQRSTWASGTLSQGQLPPRRSWQLLTLWTTLSSIWLLALPRCSSTFVLPSACEWKDGLCVPRKWIYHLTEGSTDLRTEGRPDMKTELFSSSCPGGIMLNETGQGYQRFLLYNRSPHPPEKCVEEFKSLTSCLDSKAFLLTPRNQEACELSNN; this is encoded by the exons ATGGGAAGGAG TTCCCAGAGGTCCACTTGGGCCAGTGGTACTTTATCGCAGGGGCAGCTCCCACCAAGGAGGAGTTGGCAACTTTTGACCCTGTGGACAACATTGTCTTCAATATGGCTGCTGGCTCTGCCCCGATGCAGCTCCACCTTCGTGCTACCATCCGCATGTGAGTG GAAAGATGGGCTCTGTGTGCCCCGGAAATGGATCTACCACCTGACTGAAGGGAGCACAGATCTCAGAACTGAAG GCCGCCCTGACATGAAGACTGAGCTCTTTTCCAGCTCATGCCCAGGTGGAATCATGCTGAATGAGACAGGCCAGGGTTACCAGCGCTTTCTCCTCTACA ATCGCTCACCACATCCTCCCGAAAAGTGTGTGGAGGAATTCAAGTCCCTGACTTCCTGCCTGGACTCCAAAGCCTTCTTATTGACTCCTAGGAATCAAG AGGCCTGTGAGCTGTCCAATAACTGA
- the APOM gene encoding apolipoprotein M isoform 2 (isoform 2 is encoded by transcript variant 2), which translates to MAAGSAPMQLHLRATIRMKDGLCVPRKWIYHLTEGSTDLRTEGRPDMKTELFSSSCPGGIMLNETGQGYQRFLLYNRSPHPPEKCVEEFKSLTSCLDSKAFLLTPRNQEACELSNN; encoded by the exons ATGGCTGCTGGCTCTGCCCCGATGCAGCTCCACCTTCGTGCTACCATCCGCAT GAAAGATGGGCTCTGTGTGCCCCGGAAATGGATCTACCACCTGACTGAAGGGAGCACAGATCTCAGAACTGAAG GCCGCCCTGACATGAAGACTGAGCTCTTTTCCAGCTCATGCCCAGGTGGAATCATGCTGAATGAGACAGGCCAGGGTTACCAGCGCTTTCTCCTCTACA ATCGCTCACCACATCCTCCCGAAAAGTGTGTGGAGGAATTCAAGTCCCTGACTTCCTGCCTGGACTCCAAAGCCTTCTTATTGACTCCTAGGAATCAAG AGGCCTGTGAGCTGTCCAATAACTGA
- the C6orf47 gene encoding uncharacterized protein C6orf47 (The RefSeq protein has 1 substitution compared to this genomic sequence), with the protein MFLRRLGGWLPRPWGRRKPMRPDPPYPEPRRVDSSSENSGSDWDSAPETMEDVGHPKTKDSGALRVSGAASEPSKEEPQVEQLGSKRMDSLKWDQPISSTQESGRLEAGGASPKLRWDHVDSGGTRRPGVSPEGGLSVPGPGAPLEKPGRREKLLGWLRGEPGAPSRYLGGPEECLQISTNLTLHLLELLASALLALCSRPLRAALDTLGLRGPLGLWLHGLLSFLAALHGLHAVLSLLTAHPLHFACLFGLLQALVLAVSLREPNGDEAATDWESEGLEREGEEQRGDPGKGL; encoded by the coding sequence ATGTTCCTGCGACGGCTTGGTGGCTGGCTACCTCGCCCTTGGGGCCGCCGGAAACCAATGAGGCCTGACCCGCCTTACCCAGAACCCAGACGGGTGGACAGCTCCTCGGAGAATTCAGGAAGTGACTGGGATAGTGCCCCAGAAACCATGGAAGATGTGGGGCATCCCAAGACTAAGGACTCGGGGGCATTGAGGGTTTCTAGGGCTGCTTCCGAACCAAGCAAGGAGGAGCCCCAAGTTGAGCAGCTAGGGAGCAAAAGAATGGATTCCCTCAAGTGGGACCAGCCTATCTCTAGCACTCAAGAGTCTGGGAGACTGGAGGCTGGAGGGGCCAGTCCCAAACTCAGATGGGATCATGTGGATTCAGGTGGCACCAGGAGACCAGGGGTGTCCCCTGAAGGGGGACTGAGCGTCCCTGGGCCAGGAGCCCCATTGGAGAAACCTGGTAGGCGTGAGAAGCTGTTGGGCTGGCTGCGGGGGGAACCAGGAGCTCCCTCCCGGTACTTGGGGGGCCCAGAAGAGTGTCTGCAGATCTCCACCAACCTGACCCTGCATCTTCTGGAGCTGCTGGCCTCTGCCCTGCTGGCCCTGTGCTCACGACCACTGCGGGCAGCCTTGGACACACTGGGCCTGCGTGGACCGCTGGGCCTCTGGCTACATGGCCTACTGTCCTTCCTGGCTGCCCTGCATGGGCTCCATGCTGTTCTGAGCCTACTTACTGCCCACCCTTTGCACTTCGCCTGCCTCTTTGGTCTCCTGCAGGCCTTGGTGCTGGCTGTCAGCCTCCGGGAGCCCAATGGGGATGAGGCGGCCACTGACTGGGAGAGTGAGGGGTTGGAGAGGGAAGGTGAGGAGCAGAGGGGAGACCCGGGAAAGGGGCTGTGA